The Neosynechococcus sphagnicola sy1 genome window below encodes:
- a CDS encoding adenylate/guanylate cyclase domain-containing protein — protein sequence MAIDEQSLTQGEFYTAEPQKYPYLQPLQSFPWERQAYAQAIDKIMGAGARSVSLDLIFSGPSNFGPGDDQSLQQVLDRYPGRVTMAAAYESSMTPEGPLLSLTRPIFQTQSVGFLNYLPSIDGRIHNLGSQYQSEVIFPQGLTDPIPSFPQATLQAARMVYPAPRGSGIFFYGPRDTFQHLPFFHVLDPQRWQLDLSHGQYFRDKIVLIGPTALSLQDNHRTPFAGNWRYPNLMPGVEIHANAIATLLEGRTLAAAIPAAPERGLLVLVGVAAVGGCLSLLGKRSVSRLFWGLGCGLAWGLAGYLSFTWGGWIVPTAVPVLAIALGSFTSFTIGAVSDQFEKLRLRRTLERYVATPIVREILSQPENFQSLLQGRKVKAAVLFCDIRGFTTLSYHMAAEQLVFQLNTYLNRMVEAIIESGGTLDKFIGDAVMAEFGSPVSRGETLDAHNAIAAALKMRHALIQLRQQWRAAGQIPFFHGIGISYGEVIAGNIGSLQRLEYTVIGDSVNVASRVEGLTKELSTDLLITEPLYLLVQDEIEALDMGEHPLRGRGTSIRLYSVLGWKGEDPSPYYQIQSDYRQTQGELKQRLATPVMTNSQPPANAENVDSPDLNSGTEPEGVLSDQSVKPPCPQGFHQ from the coding sequence TTGGCGATCGATGAGCAATCCCTGACCCAGGGAGAGTTCTACACTGCTGAACCCCAGAAATACCCCTATCTACAACCCCTGCAATCCTTCCCCTGGGAACGACAAGCCTATGCCCAAGCCATTGACAAAATCATGGGGGCTGGAGCCCGGAGCGTATCCCTAGACTTAATCTTTTCTGGCCCTAGTAATTTTGGCCCTGGAGATGACCAGTCCCTTCAACAGGTGCTCGATCGCTACCCTGGACGGGTGACGATGGCAGCAGCCTATGAATCGTCCATGACCCCAGAAGGCCCGCTGTTAAGCCTGACACGTCCAATTTTTCAGACCCAATCCGTGGGCTTTCTCAACTATTTGCCCTCGATAGATGGCCGGATTCACAACCTGGGCAGTCAATATCAATCGGAGGTGATTTTTCCCCAGGGCTTGACCGACCCGATCCCAAGTTTTCCCCAGGCAACCCTCCAAGCAGCCCGAATGGTCTATCCCGCCCCTCGGGGCAGCGGCATTTTTTTCTATGGCCCCCGTGATACCTTTCAGCATCTGCCTTTTTTCCATGTCCTCGATCCCCAGCGGTGGCAACTGGATCTGAGCCATGGGCAATATTTCCGCGACAAGATTGTCCTCATTGGCCCCACCGCCCTCTCTCTTCAAGACAACCACCGGACGCCCTTTGCGGGGAATTGGCGCTATCCTAACCTGATGCCGGGAGTGGAGATCCATGCCAATGCGATCGCCACCCTCCTGGAGGGGCGAACCCTGGCTGCCGCTATTCCGGCGGCTCCTGAGCGAGGACTCCTCGTCTTGGTGGGCGTCGCGGCGGTGGGCGGATGCTTGAGTCTGCTGGGGAAACGGAGTGTCTCTCGATTATTCTGGGGACTAGGCTGTGGTCTCGCTTGGGGATTAGCAGGCTATCTCAGCTTCACGTGGGGCGGCTGGATCGTACCTACCGCAGTGCCCGTCTTGGCGATCGCCCTCGGTAGCTTCACTAGCTTCACCATCGGGGCGGTGAGTGACCAATTTGAAAAACTCCGGCTCCGCCGCACCCTCGAACGCTATGTTGCCACCCCCATTGTCCGGGAAATTCTCAGTCAGCCGGAGAATTTTCAATCCCTGTTGCAAGGGCGAAAGGTCAAAGCTGCGGTCTTATTCTGCGATATTCGTGGCTTTACGACTCTTTCCTACCACATGGCAGCGGAGCAATTGGTGTTCCAACTCAACACCTACCTGAATCGCATGGTGGAAGCCATTATTGAATCGGGGGGAACTCTGGACAAATTTATCGGCGATGCGGTCATGGCGGAGTTTGGTTCCCCTGTGTCCCGGGGAGAAACATTAGATGCCCATAACGCGATCGCAGCCGCCTTGAAGATGCGTCACGCCCTGATCCAGTTGCGGCAACAGTGGCGGGCCGCGGGTCAAATCCCGTTTTTTCATGGCATTGGCATCAGCTATGGAGAAGTGATCGCTGGGAATATCGGTTCCTTGCAACGGCTGGAATATACCGTCATTGGTGACTCCGTGAACGTAGCCAGTCGCGTTGAAGGCTTGACCAAAGAACTCAGCACCGACCTCTTGATTACCGAACCCCTGTACCTACTGGTGCAAGACGAGATTGAGGCATTGGATATGGGGGAGCATCCCCTGCGGGGGCGGGGAACTAGTATTCGCCTCTACAGTGTGCTGGGTTGGAAAGGAGAAGATCCGTCCCCCTACTATCAGATTCAATCCGATTACCGG